A genomic segment from Streptomyces antibioticus encodes:
- a CDS encoding ATP-binding protein, with the protein MSHRRASATPLFTPHNIDRAQRRALRKQTARAEARARSAAGTDAQQHPIEAAYPDAVYPLAGRPGPASARGSRLKLPAHRMTTAVASAAYPFLAEGGLGADGIYIGRDLHAEGSFTFDPFSLYGKVEGFTNPNLLLAGVIGQGKSALAKSLALRSVAFGYRVYVPCDPKGEWSAVASALGGTSIALGPGLPGRLNPLDAAPRPQSVPEAEWEGEVRKRRLLLLGSLARTVLGRDLLPMEHTVLDVALDAAAARAAASGRPPLLGDIAHALADGPGLDLAGGLLAGRLGEAARDLAHAMRRLVFGDLAGMFDAPSTSAFNPYSPMLSIDLSRLGGSDDTALVLAMTCASAWMEAALTDPYGGRRWVIYDEAWRLMRHPALLMRMQAQWKLSRGLGIANAMVIHRLSDLLTAGDAGSQSRALAEGLLADCSTRVIYRQETDQLHAAAGLLGLTSVETAALSHLSRGRGLWKVAGRSFVVQHQLHPAELQLFDTDARMH; encoded by the coding sequence TTGTCCCACCGCCGCGCCAGCGCGACCCCCCTGTTCACCCCGCACAACATCGACCGCGCCCAGCGCCGGGCCCTTCGCAAGCAGACGGCCCGCGCCGAAGCCCGCGCCCGCAGCGCCGCCGGCACCGACGCTCAACAGCACCCCATCGAGGCCGCCTACCCCGATGCCGTGTACCCGCTCGCCGGGCGCCCCGGCCCCGCGTCCGCCCGCGGCAGCCGCCTCAAACTCCCCGCCCACCGCATGACCACCGCCGTGGCCAGCGCCGCTTATCCCTTCCTCGCCGAAGGCGGGCTCGGCGCCGACGGCATCTATATCGGCCGCGACCTGCACGCGGAAGGCAGTTTCACCTTCGACCCGTTCAGCCTGTACGGAAAAGTGGAGGGGTTCACCAACCCGAACCTGTTGCTCGCGGGGGTGATCGGGCAGGGCAAGAGCGCCCTGGCCAAGAGCCTGGCCCTGCGGTCCGTCGCCTTCGGGTACCGGGTGTACGTCCCGTGCGACCCGAAAGGTGAATGGAGCGCGGTGGCCTCCGCCCTGGGCGGCACGTCCATTGCACTGGGGCCGGGGCTGCCCGGCAGGCTCAACCCGCTGGACGCGGCACCCCGGCCACAGTCCGTACCGGAGGCGGAGTGGGAAGGCGAGGTCCGCAAACGCCGTCTGCTGCTCCTCGGCTCCCTGGCCCGCACCGTCCTGGGCCGGGACCTGCTCCCCATGGAGCACACCGTCCTCGACGTCGCGCTCGACGCCGCCGCAGCCCGGGCAGCGGCCAGTGGCCGGCCCCCGCTGCTCGGCGACATCGCCCACGCCCTCGCCGACGGGCCCGGCCTCGACCTCGCCGGCGGTCTCCTGGCCGGACGGCTCGGGGAGGCCGCCCGCGACCTCGCCCACGCCATGCGCCGCCTGGTCTTCGGAGACCTGGCCGGAATGTTCGACGCACCCTCCACCAGCGCCTTCAACCCGTACAGCCCGATGCTGTCCATCGACCTCTCCCGCCTCGGCGGCAGCGACGACACCGCCCTCGTCCTGGCCATGACGTGCGCCTCGGCCTGGATGGAAGCCGCACTCACCGACCCATACGGCGGCCGACGGTGGGTGATCTACGACGAGGCGTGGAGACTGATGAGGCATCCGGCCCTCCTGATGCGCATGCAGGCCCAGTGGAAGCTCTCCCGCGGCCTGGGCATCGCCAACGCCATGGTCATCCACCGGCTGTCCGACCTGCTGACCGCGGGCGACGCCGGCAGCCAAAGCCGCGCACTGGCCGAGGGGTTGCTCGCCGACTGCAGCACCCGCGTGATCTACCGCCAGGAGACCGACCAGCTGCACGCCGCCGCCGGACTCCTCGGACTGACCAGCGTCGAAACCGCAGCGCTGTCCCACCTCAGCCGTGGCCGTGGCCTGTGGAAGGTGGCTGGCCGGAGCTTCGTGGTCCAGCACCAGTTGCACCCCGCCGAGCTGCAGCTTTTCGACACAGACGCCCGCATGCACTGA